One Cucurbita pepo subsp. pepo cultivar mu-cu-16 chromosome LG20, ASM280686v2, whole genome shotgun sequence genomic window carries:
- the LOC111782460 gene encoding nudC domain-containing protein 2-like → MAEKLAPEKRHSFLHNGQKVFEWDQTLEEVNIYINLPPNVHSKQFYCKIQSTHVEVGIKGNPPYLNHHLTCPVKTDSSFWTLEDDIMHITLQKRDKGQTWASPIQGQGQLDPYTTDLEQKRLMLQRFQEENPGFDFSQAQFSGNCPDPRSFMGGIRLG, encoded by the exons ATGGCGGAGAAATTGGCTCCAGAAAAGCGCCATAGCTTCCTCCACAACG GTCAGAAAGTGTTTGAATGGGATCAGACTCTGGAGGAGGTtaacatttatattaatttgcCTCCAAATGTTCATTCGAAGCAATTCTACTGCAAGATTCAGTCTACGCATGTCGAGGTTGGCATCAAGGGGAATCCTCCTTATCTCAAT CACCATCTTACTTGCCCTGTGAAGACGGATTCTTCTTTCTGGACCTTAG AGGATGACATAATGCATATTACACTGCAGAAGAGGGACAAGGGTCAGACATGGGCTTCTCCTATACAGGGTCAGGGTCAGCTTGATCCATACACCACTGATCTTGAGCAGAAGCGCCTTATGCTCCAGAGGTTTCAAGAGGag AACCCTGGATTCGACTTCTCACAAGCTCAATTTTCCGGCAACTGTCCTGATCCAAGGAGCTTCATGGGGGGAATTCGCTTAGGTTGA
- the LOC111782542 gene encoding 3-oxo-Delta(4,5)-steroid 5-beta-reductase-like, with protein MADESMNTNLDANGELVAVIFGVTGLVGKELAKMLLSTAGWKVYGVARRPDNISPISDPNFHFISCNLLDRRSAHLNLSPLRHVTHMFWITWAAQLRFDSQDCSDQNKAMLANALDAILPSALALRHVSLQTGVKHYASLTSSTGGGGGEVVYCEDSPRAESVNNFYYVLEDLLRERLSGYRRVVAWSILRPGLILGCSNRTFFNFMGSLCVYGAICKKLNMPFVFGGTAACWEEVYIDGSDARLTAEQHVWAATKAVEINDGEAFNVCNGWSFTWKEIWGAVAEKLGVTAGAEDERMFSPEFHYTAAMAEKGTVWAEIVEEEGLVATKMGELANWGFLDSLFRLPEKMVASRAKSDRLGFTVKYKMLDSILYWIDVMRHDKLIPSP; from the exons ATGGCGGACGAATCAATGAACACAAATTTAGACGCCAATGGCGAACTGGTAGCTGTCATTTTCGGAGTCACCGGGTTGGTCGGAAAAGAGTTGGCCAAAATGCTTCTCTCAACCGCTGGCTGGAAAGTCTACGGCGTCGCACGGCGGCCGGATAATATCAGCCCCATCTCCGATCCCAACTTCCACTTCATCTCTTGCAATTTGCTCGACCGCCGTTCGGCTCACCTGAACCTCTCACCCCTTCGCCACGTCACCCACATGTTCTGGATCACTTGGGCCGCCCAGCTCCGGTTCGACTCCCAGGATTGCTCCGACCAGAACAAGGCCATGTTGGCGAACGCCCTCGATGCTATTCTCCCGTCGGCGCTGGCCCTCCGCCACGTCTCTCTGCAGACCGGGGTCAAGCATTACGCTTCTCTCACGAGCTCCaccggcggcggaggaggggAGGTGGTTTATTGTGAGGACAGCCCGAGAGCGGAGTCCGTGAATAATTTTTACTATGTGTTGGAGGATCTCCTCCGCGAGCGGCTGTCCGGCTACCGGAGAGTGGTGGCGTGGAGTATTCTCCGACCGGGTTTGATACTGGGTTGTTCGAACCGgactttctttaattttatgggGAGTTTGTGTGTTTATGGCGCCATTTGCAAGAAGTTGAACATGCCATTTGTGTTCGGCGGCACGGCGGCGTGCTGGGAGGAGGTTTATATCGACGGCTCCGACGCTCGGCTCACGGCGGAGCAGCACGTGTGGGCCGCAACAAAAGCCGTTGAAATAAATG ATGGGGAAGCATTCAACGTGTGCAACGGGTGGAGCTTCACGTGGAAAGAGATATGGGGGGCGGTGGCGGAGAAGCTTGGCGTGACGGCGGGGGCGGAGGACGAGAGGATGTTTTCGCCGGAGTTTCATTATACGGCAGCTATGGCGGAGAAAGGGACGGTGTGGGCGGAGATAGTGGAGGAGGAAGGGCTGGTTGCGACGAAAATGGGGGAGCTGGCGAATTGGGGGTTCTTGGACAGCTTGTTTAGGCTGCCGGAAAAAATGGTGGCGAGTCGAGCCAAGTCCGACCGGTTAGGGTTCACTGTTAAATACAAGATGTTGGACTCCATCTTGTATTGGATTGATGTCATGAGACACGACAAATTGATTCCGTCTCCTTAA